A genomic stretch from Bordetella sp. N includes:
- a CDS encoding tripartite tricarboxylate transporter substrate binding protein — translation MPTCSRLVLGRLFSVTLLGAALLPATNVLASETYPGKPVRIIVGYTPGGATDVITRLVASSLTEKLGQTFIVENRPGAGSNIASEYVARAKPDGYTLLVLTIQNATNMSIYKNLHYDTNKDFAPIAQFMASPSVLVTAPAVPATDLKSFIALAKSAPGKYSYASTGVGGSPHLAGEMLKARAGVDLLHVPYKGTSAALIDVTTGTVSASFMTTLGVLQQMQSGQVRPLAVAYSSRLPELPNVPTMAEAGMPDFEVVSWNGLAAPAGTPQPVIDKLSQAVEETLKSPEMQKRVRELGGEAVLRPEKAFAAYISDETQKWRKVAEKSKIELE, via the coding sequence ATGCCCACTTGTAGCCGCCTCGTCCTTGGACGCCTGTTTTCCGTCACGCTACTGGGTGCCGCGCTGTTGCCGGCCACGAATGTATTGGCCAGCGAGACCTATCCAGGCAAGCCGGTGCGTATCATCGTCGGGTACACCCCTGGTGGCGCGACGGACGTCATCACTCGTCTGGTGGCATCGAGCCTTACCGAAAAACTCGGCCAGACATTCATCGTCGAGAATCGGCCTGGGGCTGGATCGAATATCGCCAGTGAATACGTGGCGCGTGCCAAGCCGGACGGCTATACCTTGTTGGTGCTGACGATACAGAACGCCACCAACATGTCGATCTACAAGAATCTTCACTACGATACCAACAAGGACTTCGCGCCGATCGCGCAATTCATGGCGTCGCCCAGTGTCCTGGTGACGGCACCGGCTGTTCCCGCCACGGACCTGAAGTCCTTCATCGCTTTGGCCAAATCCGCCCCCGGCAAGTACAGCTATGCGTCGACGGGCGTGGGCGGTTCACCGCATCTGGCGGGAGAGATGTTGAAGGCGCGTGCTGGCGTGGATCTGTTGCATGTGCCCTATAAAGGCACTTCTGCCGCGCTGATCGACGTGACCACCGGAACGGTATCGGCCAGTTTCATGACCACCTTGGGCGTGCTTCAGCAGATGCAGAGCGGACAGGTCCGGCCGCTCGCCGTTGCTTATTCGTCCCGTCTGCCCGAGCTCCCGAATGTCCCCACCATGGCCGAAGCGGGCATGCCCGATTTCGAGGTGGTGTCGTGGAATGGCCTGGCGGCCCCAGCGGGCACGCCTCAGCCCGTCATCGACAAGCTAAGCCAGGCCGTCGAAGAGACGCTGAAATCGCCGGAGATGCAGAAACGCGTCCGTGAGCTGGGCGGAGAGGCAGTATTGCGCCCTGAGAAAGCGTTTGCCGCCTATATTTCCGACGAAACGCAGAAATGGCGGAAAGTCGCTGAAAAATCCAAGATCGAACTGGAGTAA
- a CDS encoding patatin-like phospholipase family protein, which produces MTRCLVLGGGGVSGIAWQIGLLAGLARYGIDLREADCFVGTSAGAVVGARLAAGDDLERLAAAQITPPPALRETFREYSQSDADGRNRALIEKVGGDLMAARRRICAYALRSETPPWEERRSLIAARLEREIWPARALRLIAVEALTGAARVFTAADGVPLIDAVAASCAVPGTWPPVSIGGGMYIDGGVHSLTNAEVAAGAGHVLVLAPFGYGEGNPVAGHLRKEVKALTLAGSVVKVVIPDERSLDALGDNVLDPARRPASVRAGLAQAEGLVDALSEDWGRATA; this is translated from the coding sequence ATGACGCGATGCCTGGTTCTTGGCGGCGGCGGCGTCAGCGGTATCGCTTGGCAGATCGGCCTGCTGGCGGGGCTGGCCCGCTATGGCATCGACCTGCGCGAAGCCGATTGCTTTGTCGGGACCTCGGCCGGCGCCGTCGTGGGGGCGCGGCTGGCGGCGGGCGATGACCTGGAGCGCCTGGCGGCGGCGCAGATCACGCCGCCGCCCGCCTTGCGCGAGACGTTCCGTGAATATTCGCAGTCCGATGCCGATGGCCGCAACCGCGCGTTGATCGAGAAAGTGGGCGGCGACCTGATGGCCGCGCGCCGCCGTATCTGCGCCTATGCCTTGAGATCGGAGACGCCGCCATGGGAAGAGCGACGGTCGCTTATCGCCGCCAGGCTGGAACGGGAGATCTGGCCAGCGCGTGCTTTGCGCCTGATTGCCGTGGAAGCACTGACGGGCGCCGCGCGGGTGTTCACCGCGGCGGATGGCGTGCCGCTGATCGATGCCGTCGCGGCGAGTTGCGCGGTACCTGGAACGTGGCCGCCGGTCAGCATAGGCGGGGGGATGTACATCGATGGGGGCGTCCATTCGCTTACCAATGCAGAGGTGGCCGCGGGGGCCGGCCATGTCCTGGTACTGGCGCCGTTCGGTTATGGCGAGGGAAATCCCGTCGCGGGCCATCTACGCAAGGAGGTCAAGGCCTTGACGCTGGCGGGCAGCGTGGTGAAAGTGGTCATCCCCGACGAGCGCTCACTGGATGCTCTTGGCGACAATGTGCTGGATCCCGCAAGACGTCCTGCGTCCGTGCGCGCCGGCCTGGCCCAAGCCGAAGGCTTGGTGGACGCCTTGAGTGAGGACTGGGGAAGGGCGACGGCCTAA
- a CDS encoding NAD(P)/FAD-dependent oxidoreductase, which produces MSSPVSPSSDKSQMLQSQARDGGPAGAHRPTAGASWDNELIAALPSANLPTLLMVLVHLTGDVRWLTERYHCSRIRGIDDNDSGGLPDEVQQEVRAAAKEAILAWRAGRAPVLPAPAPELLAQMLQISVGEAIPESYGPMISAWLGQDPDLAVDQAAAFDVPAGYHAIIIGAGVAGICAAIRLQGAGIPYTVIEKNGEVGGTWHENTYPGAGVDTPNHIYSYSFAKHDWSRYFALREEIQGYFEDVATRYGIRRHIRFFTRVESARYDEGKRSWTVDTLTADGKRDSLRGDLLISAVGLLNVPKMPPIPGLEGFDGPCFHTTSWPRDLDVRGKDVAVIGNGASAMQVVPAIVDQVRQLTVFQRSRQWAAPFEKFQKPVPAGPRFLLREVPFYQEWYRQRLAYIFNDRIHASLQIDPEWPHPERAINKTNDRHRSHFTDYIKAELGERQDLLPDVLPDYPPFGKRMLMDNGWYRTMARDNVTLVTGGIARVEGQEIVTDTGERHRADVLVVATGFDAINMLSSFKLYGRGGRSIRDAWDAAGAQAFMGVAVPDFPNFFMLAGPNTALGHGGSVVALLETQVSYVLNLVRQSLREGGPGAEIEVRRDRHDAYNERVQAAHERMIWTHRGMSNWYRNAQGRVVATTPFRNDDYWHMARRADLGDYHVKGGGQADERIQADAPLEEPQ; this is translated from the coding sequence ATGTCTTCCCCGGTCAGTCCTTCCTCCGACAAGTCCCAAATGCTCCAATCGCAGGCGCGCGACGGTGGTCCCGCCGGGGCTCACCGTCCCACCGCGGGCGCTTCCTGGGATAACGAGCTGATTGCGGCGCTGCCCTCGGCAAATCTTCCGACGCTTCTAATGGTGCTGGTGCACCTGACCGGTGATGTCCGCTGGCTGACAGAGCGCTATCACTGTTCCCGCATCCGCGGCATCGACGACAACGATTCGGGCGGCCTGCCGGACGAGGTTCAGCAGGAGGTGAGGGCGGCAGCCAAAGAGGCCATACTCGCCTGGCGCGCCGGTCGCGCACCCGTCTTGCCCGCGCCGGCACCGGAGCTGCTCGCGCAAATGCTGCAGATCAGTGTCGGCGAAGCGATTCCAGAGAGCTACGGACCGATGATCAGCGCCTGGTTGGGGCAGGACCCCGATCTGGCGGTAGACCAGGCGGCAGCCTTCGACGTTCCTGCGGGCTACCACGCCATCATCATTGGAGCGGGTGTGGCGGGTATCTGCGCGGCGATCCGGCTACAAGGCGCCGGCATCCCATATACCGTGATCGAAAAGAATGGCGAAGTGGGCGGTACATGGCATGAGAACACCTATCCTGGCGCCGGCGTCGACACGCCCAACCATATCTACTCCTATTCCTTCGCCAAGCACGACTGGTCGCGCTACTTCGCCCTGCGCGAAGAAATCCAAGGCTATTTTGAAGATGTTGCGACACGATATGGGATCCGGCGGCATATCCGCTTCTTTACGCGTGTCGAGTCGGCACGCTATGACGAAGGGAAGCGCAGCTGGACCGTCGATACGTTGACCGCTGACGGGAAGCGCGACAGCCTGCGCGGCGATCTGCTGATCAGCGCCGTTGGCCTGCTCAACGTCCCCAAGATGCCGCCCATCCCAGGATTGGAGGGTTTCGACGGCCCGTGCTTTCATACCACGAGTTGGCCACGGGACCTGGACGTGCGCGGCAAGGATGTGGCGGTGATCGGCAATGGTGCGAGCGCCATGCAGGTGGTGCCGGCCATCGTCGATCAGGTCCGGCAGCTTACGGTATTTCAGCGCTCTCGCCAGTGGGCCGCGCCTTTCGAGAAATTCCAGAAACCGGTGCCGGCCGGGCCGCGCTTCCTGCTGCGAGAAGTGCCGTTCTATCAGGAGTGGTATCGCCAGCGGCTGGCCTATATCTTCAATGACCGCATCCACGCTTCGCTGCAGATCGATCCGGAATGGCCGCATCCGGAACGTGCGATCAACAAGACCAATGACCGCCATCGTTCCCACTTTACCGACTACATAAAAGCCGAACTGGGCGAACGCCAGGACCTGCTGCCGGATGTCCTGCCCGACTATCCGCCCTTCGGCAAGCGCATGTTGATGGACAACGGCTGGTATCGCACCATGGCCCGCGACAATGTCACGCTGGTCACGGGAGGGATTGCCCGGGTCGAAGGCCAGGAGATCGTCACGGATACCGGCGAGCGCCACCGCGCCGACGTCCTGGTGGTGGCCACGGGCTTCGACGCCATCAATATGCTGTCCTCGTTCAAGCTTTATGGCCGCGGCGGGCGATCCATCCGCGACGCTTGGGATGCCGCGGGCGCGCAGGCCTTCATGGGCGTGGCCGTGCCGGACTTTCCCAATTTCTTCATGCTGGCTGGCCCCAACACGGCGCTGGGCCATGGCGGCAGCGTCGTTGCCTTGTTGGAAACTCAGGTCAGCTACGTCCTGAATCTTGTACGCCAGTCGCTGCGAGAGGGCGGTCCGGGGGCCGAGATCGAGGTCCGGCGCGATCGCCACGACGCCTATAACGAACGGGTACAAGCCGCGCACGAACGCATGATCTGGACGCACCGCGGCATGAGCAACTGGTACCGCAATGCCCAGGGCAGGGTGGTGGCCACAACCCCTTTCCGCAACGACGACTACTGGCACATGGCGCGCCGGGCTGACCTTGGGGATTACCACGTCAAGGGCGGCGGGCAGGCCGATGAACGGATTCAGGCCGACGCGCCGCTGGAGGAGCCGCAATGA
- a CDS encoding CaiB/BaiF CoA-transferase family protein, which yields MTTFTHGPGNHPEGGSARRRQPGPHLLSGLRILDLGTMVAGPVACTLFGDFGAEVIKVEVPERGDTVRDLGPFVDGECLYWHVEGRNKKSITLNLREPEGQRLLCRLVEQADAVVENFRPGTLEAWGLGYERLKEHNPGLILLRVSGFGQTGPYRTRAGYDRIGLAFGGLLNITGFPDRPPVRIGTSTADYQTALLGAYSLMMALYHRDVMGGGGQEIDLSMYESVIRFTEVLVPEYDRLGVVRGRRGNKHFAAAPGEHFLTASGRYMILTISADAGFQRLCVAMGRPELATDPRYLTHAKRWEHVDDLNAMVAAWIVGQPEDELRRRLDEAKLAYSFIYGIDDIMQDPHYEARGSIATVDHPRIGPVRMAGVFPRFAGRENKPIEPAPDLGQHNQEVYRDLLGLTPEMLADLAERGIL from the coding sequence ATGACGACATTCACGCATGGTCCTGGCAATCATCCCGAAGGAGGTTCCGCCCGCCGCCGCCAGCCCGGTCCGCATCTTCTAAGTGGATTGCGCATCCTGGATCTTGGGACGATGGTCGCCGGGCCGGTCGCGTGCACCCTGTTCGGCGATTTCGGCGCGGAGGTGATCAAGGTGGAGGTGCCCGAGCGCGGCGATACCGTGCGCGACCTGGGGCCATTCGTCGACGGCGAGTGCCTCTACTGGCATGTCGAAGGCCGGAACAAGAAGTCCATCACCTTGAACCTGCGGGAGCCGGAGGGCCAGCGGCTGCTCTGCCGTCTGGTCGAACAGGCCGATGCCGTGGTGGAGAATTTTCGGCCGGGGACGCTGGAGGCATGGGGCCTGGGCTACGAAAGGCTGAAGGAACACAACCCCGGGCTCATCCTGCTGCGGGTGTCGGGGTTCGGCCAGACCGGGCCTTACCGGACTCGGGCCGGTTACGACCGCATCGGCCTGGCGTTTGGCGGGCTGTTGAACATCACGGGCTTCCCGGACCGTCCGCCGGTGCGTATCGGCACCTCGACGGCGGATTATCAGACGGCCTTATTGGGTGCGTATTCGCTGATGATGGCGCTCTATCATCGCGACGTCATGGGGGGCGGCGGTCAGGAGATCGACCTGTCCATGTACGAATCGGTGATCCGCTTCACTGAGGTGCTGGTGCCGGAGTATGACCGCCTGGGCGTGGTGCGCGGCCGGCGCGGCAACAAGCACTTCGCGGCGGCGCCGGGGGAGCATTTCCTGACGGCCAGTGGCCGGTACATGATCCTGACGATTTCCGCGGACGCCGGCTTTCAGCGGCTGTGCGTGGCGATGGGGCGTCCGGAACTGGCGACGGACCCGCGTTATCTGACCCATGCCAAGCGTTGGGAACACGTGGACGACCTGAACGCCATGGTGGCGGCCTGGATAGTGGGACAGCCGGAAGACGAATTGCGCCGCAGGCTGGACGAAGCCAAGCTGGCCTATTCGTTTATCTATGGCATCGACGACATCATGCAGGACCCACATTATGAAGCGCGAGGCAGCATCGCCACGGTGGACCACCCCCGCATCGGGCCGGTGCGCATGGCGGGCGTGTTTCCTCGCTTCGCCGGCCGCGAGAACAAGCCGATCGAACCCGCGCCGGATCTGGGCCAGCACAATCAGGAAGTCTATCGCGATCTTTTGGGCCTGACGCCGGAGATGCTGGCGGACCTGGCCGAGCGGGGCATCCTATGA
- a CDS encoding asparaginase, with amino-acid sequence MAIALITTGGTIVSERAATSGLAAPTLGGEALLASIAAFGPAGERPQVQVFDSFRVPSPLIGLEEWRRLHALTQEVLERPDIEGAVVTHGTSTLEETAWFLDLTLDTVKPVVLTGAQRNASEPDSDGPRNLFNALTICAAMAARRIQGVVVALNDSIHAAREVTKSQTLNVETFNSGVWGSLGHVRAGRVIFHREPLRRLHLALLPDELPSVFIVPMYVGAGGELIEAAVARGARGIVVQGIASGHVNAAMHDALVDALDAGVSVVLATRIPSGGTRVGYSFKGSSHTLVSKGAVLSDDLSPWKARILLMLALQNGLRCPQALGRLFADDEVPVSSVDAPS; translated from the coding sequence ATGGCCATCGCTTTGATAACAACGGGCGGCACCATCGTTTCCGAAAGGGCTGCAACATCCGGGCTGGCGGCGCCCACTTTGGGCGGCGAGGCGCTGCTGGCCTCGATCGCCGCATTCGGTCCGGCGGGCGAGCGTCCGCAAGTTCAAGTTTTCGACAGTTTCCGGGTGCCGTCGCCCCTGATAGGCCTGGAAGAGTGGCGCCGCTTGCATGCCTTGACGCAGGAAGTGCTGGAACGGCCCGATATCGAAGGCGCGGTCGTTACGCACGGAACGTCCACCTTGGAGGAAACCGCCTGGTTTCTGGACCTTACCCTGGACACGGTCAAACCCGTGGTGCTGACGGGCGCGCAGCGCAACGCATCGGAGCCCGATAGTGATGGGCCACGGAACCTCTTCAATGCCTTGACGATATGCGCCGCGATGGCGGCTCGCCGAATTCAGGGCGTGGTGGTCGCTCTGAACGACAGCATTCATGCGGCGCGCGAGGTGACCAAGAGCCAGACGCTCAATGTCGAAACCTTCAACTCCGGCGTCTGGGGCAGTCTGGGGCACGTGCGCGCGGGCCGCGTGATATTCCATAGGGAGCCGCTCCGGCGACTGCACCTGGCGCTGCTTCCCGACGAACTGCCCTCGGTCTTTATCGTGCCGATGTACGTGGGCGCAGGCGGCGAACTGATAGAGGCCGCCGTCGCCCGTGGCGCGCGGGGCATCGTCGTCCAGGGTATTGCCTCCGGGCATGTCAACGCCGCGATGCATGACGCATTGGTCGACGCGCTCGACGCCGGCGTCTCCGTGGTGCTGGCCACGCGGATTCCGTCTGGGGGGACGCGGGTGGGATACAGCTTCAAGGGATCCTCGCATACCCTCGTATCGAAGGGCGCGGTTTTGAGCGATGATCTATCCCCTTGGAAGGCCCGTATCCTTCTGATGCTCGCTTTGCAGAACGGTTTGCGGTGCCCTCAGGCGCTCGGCAGACTCTTCGCGGACGATGAGGTTCCTGTCAGTTCCGTCGACGCGCCATCCTAA
- a CDS encoding LysR family transcriptional regulator — MDVRFLRYFIAVAEQLHFTRAAASLGISTPALTVQIQKLEDELQLRLLNRSTKRAVSLTAAGEAFLVEARAVVERMERAIHVGRQASRGEIGGINIGYVGSAAFSGLLQQRVGEYRTASPDVVIKAYELPMEKLPDMLLVGEIDIAFLRMPVVLPSLLSSQVLSRDKFCVAVPAQHPLALRGAAVSPGALAKETFIVPEQPRGLQEVAHRGEFSPIVGATPGGLLAVLTHVSLGAGIAVIPDTLRSVITLPNVVYLGLAGAPIRSEVAAVYRKGERSPPVVNLLKFLKH, encoded by the coding sequence ATGGACGTCCGATTTCTTCGCTACTTCATCGCGGTTGCCGAGCAGCTGCACTTCACGCGGGCCGCTGCCTCGCTCGGCATTTCCACGCCGGCCCTGACGGTGCAGATTCAAAAGCTGGAGGACGAGCTACAACTGCGTTTGCTGAACCGCAGCACCAAGCGAGCGGTGTCCCTTACGGCCGCTGGCGAGGCTTTCCTGGTGGAAGCGAGAGCCGTCGTCGAGCGAATGGAGCGCGCGATTCATGTGGGCCGGCAAGCAAGCCGGGGAGAAATCGGCGGGATCAATATCGGCTATGTGGGTTCCGCGGCCTTCTCCGGGCTATTGCAGCAGCGAGTTGGGGAGTACCGGACCGCAAGTCCCGACGTTGTCATCAAAGCCTACGAGCTTCCGATGGAGAAGCTGCCGGATATGTTGCTGGTCGGGGAAATTGACATTGCATTCTTACGAATGCCGGTCGTTCTTCCGTCATTGCTTTCCAGTCAGGTGTTGAGCCGGGATAAGTTCTGCGTCGCGGTTCCGGCGCAGCATCCACTGGCGCTCCGTGGGGCAGCCGTGTCGCCGGGGGCATTGGCCAAAGAGACCTTCATCGTTCCCGAGCAGCCGCGGGGCTTGCAGGAGGTCGCGCACCGGGGCGAGTTCAGCCCCATCGTCGGCGCAACGCCGGGTGGCTTGTTGGCCGTATTGACCCATGTGTCATTGGGTGCGGGAATCGCCGTCATACCGGACACGCTCCGTTCAGTTATTACGCTACCCAACGTCGTTTATCTGGGCCTGGCAGGAGCGCCGATTCGATCCGAGGTCGCAGCGGTATATCGGAAAGGCGAGCGGTCGCCGCCGGTGGTGAATCTGCTGAAGTTTCTGAAGCACTGA